The following coding sequences are from one Lycium ferocissimum isolate CSIRO_LF1 chromosome 3, AGI_CSIRO_Lferr_CH_V1, whole genome shotgun sequence window:
- the LOC132048637 gene encoding uncharacterized protein LOC132048637, whose product MATTSKQRYNGTFVSASTMDGAGNILPLAYGVIDSENDKSWTWFFEQFKEAYGLWESMCVVSDKHESIIKAVSKVYHNVPHFACIWHLWKNVYNKYRKSHKVLSGVYYAMAKAYTQDEFDMLMEKVATVDIRVKDYLELAGRKKWSRLYAPVNRAWTMTSNIAESINSALVQARELPIFDFLEEVRIMFGRWNFTNRQNGSYTFTTLGKKFNEMLSINERTSARMTVIPSTEYVHTVIDEGRRFIVCIEKKTCAAKSFGWRRFPAHMPWAFLRKKSTTDNYCSKIYKLETVMKTYDIPLILYRIRVNGKYSGYILEEVVFPPRYKRPPGRPKKKRDNLYLNGFQLNVQIRVVGVDMLDTISVLVQMSLEESSWCFCSKSCFLMFFNVGPNQLQRTIVVYVP is encoded by the exons ATGGCGACCACATCAAAACAAAGATACAATGGGACATTTGTTTCAGCGAGCACGATGGATGGTGCAG GGAATATACTACCTTTGGCGTATGGCGTGATTGATTCAGAAAATGATAAGTCTTGGACATGGTTCTTCGAACAGTTCAAGGAAGCTTATGGGCTATGGGAGAGCATGTGTGTTGTATCTGATAAGCATGAATCCATCATCAAGGCTGTATCCAAAGTATATCATAATGTTCCCCATTTTGCATGCATATGGCATCTTTGGAAGAATGTATacaataaatatagaaagagtcACAAGGTGCTGAGTGGGGTGTACTATGCAATGGCAAAAGCGTATACACAAGATGAGTTTGACATGCTAATGGAAAAGGTTGCGACGGTGGATATTCGTGTAAAGGATTACTTGGAGTTAGCCGGAAGGAAAAAGTGGTCTAGGCTTTATGCTCCAGTTAACCGAGCATGGACAATGACGTCTAATATTGCTGAGTCTATCAATTCAGCTCTCGTACAAGCAAGAGAATTgccaatatttgattttcttgaagaagTTAGGATTATGTTTGGGCGCTGGAATTTCACTAACCGACAAAATGGTTCATATACATTCACAACACTTGGGAAGAAATTCAATGAAATGCTTTCCATTAATGAGCGTACATCTGCACGCATGACG GTAATACCATCAACCGAATACGTGCACACGGTAATTGATGAGGGGCGGCGTTTCATAGTTTGTATTGAAAAGAAGACATGCGCTGCAAAGAGTTTCGGATGGAGGAGATTCCCCGCCCACATGCCCTGGGCGTTCTTAAGAAAAAAATCGACAACCGACAACTATTGCTCAAAAATATACAAACTCGAAACCGTGATGAAGACTTATGATATCCCGCTTATCCTCTACCGGATAAGAGTGAATGGAAAATACTCCGGATACATTTTGGAAGAGGTAGTTTTTCCACCGAGATACAAGAGACCTCCTGGAAGGCCAAAGAAGAAGCGTGATAATCTTTATCTGAATGGTTTTCAACTAAACGTACAAATTCGTGTAGTAGGTGTGGACATGTTGGACACAATAAGCGTTCTTGTACAAATGAGCCTCGAAGAAAGTAGTTGGTGTTTTTGTTCTAAATCTTGCTTTCTAATGTTTTTCAATGTTGGACCAAATCAACTTCAAAGGACTATTGTCGTTTACGTTCCCTGA